Proteins co-encoded in one Malus sylvestris chromosome 9, drMalSylv7.2, whole genome shotgun sequence genomic window:
- the LOC126634341 gene encoding uncharacterized protein LOC126634341, which yields MSLTNATFISCNFPSLTLKNPTLRNSLLQPQNSNPRIPLSRKSSKVSIFSATQFCKTSIFTSQNEKGRLQICQSTLNDQKPEDPVLSEGENGGAGKNWTTSILLFVLWGALMFYVLTLSPNQTPSRDMYFLKKLLNLKGEDGFRMNEVLVSVWYIMGLWPLVYSMLMLPTARSSKSKVPVWPFLILSCFGGAYALLPYFVLWKPPPPPVDESELRRWPLNFLESKLTAWISLAAGLGMVIYAGLASGADWNEYYQYFNESKFIHVMSLDFTLLSAFAPFWVYNDMTSRKWFDKGSWLLFLSLVPLIGPALYLVLRPPLSADAEAAAPSLTEPK from the exons ATGTCGTTGACTAATGCCACCTTCATCTCCTGCAACTTCCCATCCCTTACGCTCAAAAACCCAACTCTCAGAAACTCACTGCTCCAACCCCAAAACTCCAATCCCAGAATTCCACTTTCCCGGAAAAGCTcaaaagtttcaatcttttctGCAACCCAATTTTGCAAAACTTCAATCTTTACATCTCAGAACGAAAAGGGTCGTCTCCAAATTTGTCAGAGTACCTTGAATGATCAGAAACCAGAAGACCCAGTTTTGAGTGAGGGAGAAAATGGAGGTGCTGGGAAGAACTGGACGACTTCAATTTTGCTGTTTGTGTTGTGGGGGGCGCTCATGTTCTACGTGCTCACTCTTTCCCCGAATCAGACTCCG TCAAGGGACATGTATTTCTTGAAGAAACTCTTGAATTTGAAGGGAGAAGACGGTTTTAGAATGAATGAAGTGCTTGTGTCTGTTTGGTACATAATGGGTTTGTGGCCTTTGGTCTATAGCATGTTGATGCTTCCTACAGCGAGAAG CTCAAAAAGCAAAGTTCCCGTCTGGCCTTTCTTGATACTTTCATGCTTTGGCGGTGCATACGCTCTTCTTCCCTATTTTGTACTGTGGAAGCCACCACCACCTCCTGTTGATGAAAGTGAGCTCAGAAGATGGCCTCTCAACTTTCTAGAATCTAAATTGACTGCTTGG ATATCACTTGCTGCAGGACTGGGAATGGTAATCTATGCAGGCCTGGCTAGTGGGGCTGACTGGAATGAATATTACCAGTACTTCAATGAAAGCAAATTT ATCCATGTGATGAGCCTTGATTTCACTCTACTATCTGCATTTGCTCCGTTTTGGGTCTACAACGATATGACCTCCCGGAAATG GTTTGACAAAGGTTCTTGGCTTCTGTTCTTATCATTGGTGCCACTCATAGGCCCTGCTTTGTATCTCGTCTTACGGCCACCACTATCAGCAGACGCAGAAGCAGCTGCGCCGAGCCTCACGGAACCAAAATAG